The Verrucomicrobiota bacterium genome window below encodes:
- a CDS encoding NAD(P)H-hydrate dehydratase produces the protein MKLLSPDQIRSLEEAEINAGISEEQLIETAAGNIAAVFLREFHHYGQNTVSVFSFLIGKGNNGCDGLVLARILVDSGESVVVNLVFPREQLADLPKKKLAELEAVAHKGNLTIITDVKNIFWPPENGVLIDAIMGIGADGPLRDPILNLIQTANQQKSERFFRTVALDVPTGLNSLDDQDHQPVAFEADLTITVGFPKTILVREEFSHWVGRIEVAPLFESQPDIACDELITATDLKPMARFRSPLSHKNDYGRVLIIGGSFGMSGAPVMAAHSALRAGAGLVQIATHREIVEQVAARAWPEVMIESLENPSAIEKALERASVVVIGPGLGMNDFSRNLLAEVLVLTPVPVIIDADALNILSKNMKFLETCPQPLILTPHPGEMSRLLGDNPFEEKDRPDIATTFSNTYQCTLILKGTRTVIASPEQPRFFNSTGNAGMATGGSGDSLCGIIASLVARGLNPCEAARFAVWWHGKAADLAARQRGCLEGILPQDVIEWLGTALLSLRQVD, from the coding sequence ATGAAACTCCTTTCCCCAGACCAAATCCGCTCCTTAGAAGAAGCCGAGATCAATGCTGGAATCAGTGAGGAACAACTTATTGAAACGGCCGCTGGAAATATCGCGGCTGTTTTCCTCCGTGAATTTCACCATTACGGACAGAATACGGTGAGTGTTTTTTCATTTTTAATCGGGAAAGGCAATAACGGATGTGACGGCTTGGTCTTGGCCAGAATACTCGTTGATAGCGGTGAATCAGTCGTGGTAAATCTCGTTTTTCCCCGTGAGCAACTGGCCGATCTGCCCAAGAAAAAACTCGCAGAATTAGAAGCCGTTGCACACAAAGGCAACCTCACGATCATCACCGACGTCAAAAATATATTTTGGCCTCCGGAAAATGGCGTGCTCATTGATGCCATTATGGGCATTGGGGCAGACGGCCCTCTCCGCGATCCCATCCTCAATCTCATCCAGACGGCTAACCAACAAAAATCTGAACGTTTTTTCCGTACCGTCGCTCTCGACGTGCCAACCGGATTAAATTCCTTGGATGATCAGGATCACCAACCCGTCGCCTTTGAAGCAGACCTCACCATAACCGTCGGATTCCCAAAAACAATCTTGGTCCGAGAGGAATTCAGCCACTGGGTCGGACGCATCGAAGTCGCACCCCTTTTCGAGTCACAACCGGATATCGCTTGTGATGAATTAATCACCGCCACCGATCTTAAACCCATGGCACGTTTCCGATCCCCCCTTTCCCATAAAAATGATTATGGCCGGGTCCTGATTATCGGGGGGAGTTTCGGCATGAGTGGTGCTCCTGTGATGGCCGCACATTCCGCCCTGCGGGCGGGAGCGGGACTGGTGCAAATCGCCACACATAGGGAAATTGTCGAACAAGTCGCGGCACGGGCATGGCCGGAGGTGATGATCGAAAGCCTCGAGAATCCCTCAGCCATTGAAAAAGCCCTCGAGCGAGCTTCCGTCGTGGTCATCGGGCCGGGCTTGGGCATGAATGATTTTTCGCGCAATTTGCTCGCCGAGGTACTCGTCCTCACCCCTGTGCCTGTGATTATCGATGCCGACGCCTTAAATATCCTCTCCAAGAATATGAAATTTCTGGAAACCTGCCCCCAACCCCTGATCCTCACCCCGCACCCGGGTGAAATGAGCCGGCTCTTGGGCGATAATCCATTTGAAGAAAAAGACCGCCCTGATATCGCGACGACTTTCTCGAACACCTACCAATGCACGCTGATCCTGAAAGGCACACGCACAGTGATCGCCTCCCCTGAGCAACCACGCTTTTTTAACAGCACGGGAAATGCCGGCATGGCCACCGGGGGATCAGGCGACAGCCTCTGTGGCATCATCGCTTCCCTAGTCGCCCGCGGACTTAATCCTTGTGAAGCCGCCCGCTTCGCCGTCTGGTGGCACGGAAAAGCCGCCGATCTGGCCGCACGCCAACGCGGTTGTCTCGAGGGTATCCTCCCCCAAGACGTTATTGAATGGCTCGGCACCGCACTTCTTTCCCTCAGGCAAGTGGATTAA
- a CDS encoding serine/threonine-protein kinase, with translation MEEIDPFIGETIAGYEIIDILGRGGMGVVYKARQISLDRIVAIKILPGQFSTDKEYIQRFQKEARAAARLNHHNIIQIYDFGLIGQLHYLAMEYIDGAPLSAYIKAYGRIQEEDCLRIILQACEALDCAHKSGIIHRDIKPDNILLSNAGDVKLCDLGLAKLTIGEDLSLTQTGMAVGTPYYISPEQVRGDKILDHRTDIYSLGATCYHLLTGRIPFDGPSSAVVMSRHLTDPLEDPRLIQPDLSYEITCVIYKMMAKSPDERYNHIGEAYHEIEKILNKPKIQEAPAPEAVEKFVVRKNQGQHSASPAHPEQIAPALLETHTEPSVSKVENSLPEQHDPGQSEQKTKIQFKQTPSTIKAAQQSPQKRTALPLVLSAIVLIVLIIAGVWVYLSSKNKQPNNESTPSIKAPDRKVETHSNPEPLPPTQSNNPPENPTSIPDPDDARTFNFRRILFATISPDPSQSNIPVISERSRVIFSVEKPNQQMYETVRKQMLDSGKRLTATLVIPLKIKGDQPVNISLYSLKKPIFIISNKIKQAMADGGIIKDGNRPGFLPGRIRENLSNAAETIQKTSWTSQSKDTPWELPGANGSSDRSLTPLATLNLSQSAPDGSISCDISDDFARYLSGKTDFLDYILITDSSNGAAGIALNPEARIFPKIQIE, from the coding sequence ATGGAAGAGATTGATCCCTTCATCGGGGAAACGATAGCCGGGTATGAAATCATTGATATTTTAGGGCGCGGCGGCATGGGTGTCGTCTATAAAGCCAGACAAATATCATTAGATCGGATCGTGGCTATAAAAATCCTTCCCGGGCAATTTTCGACTGACAAAGAGTACATCCAGCGCTTCCAGAAAGAGGCCCGCGCTGCCGCCCGCCTAAACCACCATAATATCATCCAGATTTATGATTTCGGCCTGATCGGGCAACTCCATTACCTCGCCATGGAGTACATCGACGGAGCACCGCTTTCCGCCTATATCAAAGCATACGGACGCATCCAAGAAGAAGATTGCTTGAGAATCATATTGCAGGCCTGTGAAGCCCTCGACTGCGCGCACAAGTCCGGAATCATCCACCGCGACATCAAACCGGACAATATCCTCTTGTCGAATGCGGGTGACGTTAAACTCTGTGATCTGGGTCTGGCGAAACTGACCATAGGCGAAGATCTCTCCCTGACCCAGACAGGCATGGCCGTTGGTACTCCTTATTATATCTCCCCGGAACAAGTCCGCGGCGACAAAATCCTCGATCACCGTACGGATATTTATTCCTTAGGGGCAACATGTTATCACCTTTTAACCGGGCGTATTCCATTTGACGGCCCCTCCAGCGCTGTCGTCATGTCCCGGCACCTGACTGATCCTTTGGAGGACCCACGTTTGATCCAGCCTGATTTATCCTATGAAATCACCTGCGTCATTTATAAGATGATGGCAAAGTCCCCGGATGAAAGGTATAACCACATAGGGGAAGCTTACCACGAAATTGAAAAAATCCTGAATAAACCTAAAATCCAAGAAGCCCCCGCACCGGAAGCAGTAGAAAAATTTGTCGTCCGTAAAAACCAAGGGCAACACTCTGCCTCTCCGGCCCACCCGGAGCAAATTGCCCCCGCCCTCCTGGAAACACACACTGAGCCCTCTGTCAGCAAGGTCGAAAACTCCCTACCAGAGCAACATGATCCTGGTCAATCCGAGCAAAAAACAAAAATCCAATTCAAGCAAACACCATCGACAATTAAAGCCGCCCAACAATCCCCCCAAAAGAGAACAGCCCTCCCCCTTGTATTATCGGCTATTGTCTTAATCGTATTAATCATCGCCGGTGTCTGGGTCTATCTTTCATCGAAAAATAAACAACCTAATAACGAATCCACCCCGTCAATCAAAGCCCCAGACCGGAAAGTCGAAACTCACTCGAACCCGGAACCTCTTCCCCCGACACAATCAAATAATCCTCCGGAGAACCCGACCTCCATCCCAGATCCAGACGACGCGCGGACGTTCAATTTCCGTCGAATCCTTTTTGCCACCATTTCCCCGGACCCCTCGCAAAGCAACATCCCTGTTATTTCTGAACGAAGCAGGGTCATTTTTTCAGTGGAGAAACCTAACCAACAAATGTACGAAACCGTACGCAAACAAATGCTCGATTCCGGCAAGCGACTGACAGCGACCCTCGTGATCCCCCTCAAAATTAAAGGGGATCAACCGGTTAATATCTCACTTTATTCCCTTAAAAAACCCATCTTCATTATTTCAAATAAAATAAAACAGGCTATGGCCGATGGCGGCATCATCAAGGATGGGAACCGACCGGGGTTTCTACCGGGGAGAATCCGAGAAAACCTTTCAAATGCCGCTGAGACTATCCAAAAGACCTCGTGGACATCCCAATCCAAAGATACCCCCTGGGAATTGCCCGGGGCAAATGGAAGCAGTGACCGCAGTCTTACCCCGTTAGCCACATTAAATCTGAGTCAATCCGCTCCCGACGGGTCAATCTCCTGCGATATCAGTGACGATTTTGCAAGATACCTCTCAGGAAAAACTGATTTCCTTGATTATATCCTGATCACGGACTCTTCCAACGGTGCAGCGGGTATCGCCCTCAACCCCGAAGCCCGGATTTTCCCCAAAATCCAAATCGAGTAA
- a CDS encoding transglutaminaseTgpA domain-containing protein: protein MNHSLGALWILRSLGRHANIHENLSGISALLIAWSYIGLCLTRSLEWHTLAPGAICLLVILFFSNPLRRLSAGIWWGISFLVLCSILAEYFIFKNFFFDAAMHLIFYLQLNRFCTAKKTTDFAQLYILTLLPVLACTALTIDLSFFFTIFIYALLAFAFLLFLSAYTQSSPQDRIQPSGMITRYFFGLIALAMLMLTLLSGILFLSIPRASFALLFNNWNLRPGSNESSSGFTDNIQWGKTEQIRLNFKKAFFAEIATNTTVPIDPYWRVVSLDKYTGKGWEISAAINDLKSDFFLENIPLIPSDSIYTVNIYLEPDISNYLILTPGYSLIRSPKSFPATSNPQNESIRLKNPPTDVFSYQLYISRKPKRYKNQKLNEQFREIYLNVPLEEKDKRELNGILSQVFSLGQTDPKQKTQAIQTFLKTRYAYSLELDHVGNKDPILFFLKISRRGHCEYFAGSMVILLRAAGIPARLVTGYRGGEWNASNRYYTVRQSDAHAWVEAFIEGEGWVQYDPTPASAFNRSANWFQTAHQQTVRFMDQLSFFWYQQVVNYNLRDQLSLFKSFSLNRSHDSLKTGNFDIPSFFNRFSFWTKSPGKKGVNLNALNMIIAFFLLAILVAAVVYFVKILLTKYSRRHQQSKIRASEAAELWKRLKSSLSFRKIKIESSDTPWQIFEKSLYTVTDREQYHRLIHEYYKLRFSPSIPDRSMELFRNLMRSVLDDMKKKNI from the coding sequence ATGAACCATTCCCTCGGCGCACTTTGGATTCTTCGTTCCTTGGGCCGCCATGCCAATATCCACGAAAATCTCTCAGGGATCAGTGCCCTTCTGATTGCGTGGAGTTATATCGGGTTATGCCTGACAAGGTCACTAGAATGGCACACACTCGCCCCCGGTGCTATTTGCCTGCTTGTGATTCTCTTTTTTTCTAATCCCCTCAGGAGATTATCCGCTGGGATCTGGTGGGGAATTTCATTCTTAGTCCTTTGCTCCATCCTGGCTGAATACTTTATCTTTAAAAACTTTTTCTTTGATGCCGCCATGCACCTGATTTTTTACCTGCAGCTCAACCGCTTTTGCACCGCGAAAAAAACCACTGATTTTGCGCAATTATATATCCTCACATTATTACCCGTCCTGGCTTGCACAGCCCTGACGATCGACCTGTCATTTTTCTTCACGATATTTATTTATGCCTTGCTGGCATTTGCCTTCCTGTTGTTTCTTTCCGCATATACCCAGTCGAGTCCCCAAGATCGTATCCAGCCTTCGGGCATGATTACCCGTTATTTTTTCGGACTGATCGCCTTAGCCATGCTCATGCTGACCCTGCTAAGCGGGATCCTCTTCCTGTCTATCCCCCGCGCTTCATTTGCCTTGTTATTTAATAACTGGAACTTGCGCCCGGGCAGCAACGAGTCCAGCAGTGGATTCACCGACAATATCCAATGGGGTAAAACTGAACAAATCAGGCTTAATTTTAAAAAAGCTTTTTTTGCCGAGATCGCGACAAATACCACCGTCCCCATCGACCCCTATTGGCGGGTAGTTTCCCTCGATAAATATACCGGAAAAGGCTGGGAAATCAGCGCGGCAATTAATGACCTGAAATCCGACTTTTTCCTCGAAAATATCCCCCTGATTCCTTCCGACTCCATTTATACCGTCAATATTTATCTTGAACCGGATATCTCGAATTATTTGATACTCACCCCGGGCTATTCCCTGATCCGTTCACCAAAATCATTCCCTGCGACTTCAAACCCGCAAAATGAATCGATCCGCCTCAAAAATCCCCCAACGGATGTTTTTTCCTACCAGCTCTATATTTCTCGGAAACCTAAACGTTATAAGAATCAGAAGTTGAATGAACAATTCAGGGAGATTTATTTGAATGTACCCTTGGAAGAAAAGGATAAACGTGAACTCAACGGGATATTATCCCAAGTGTTTAGTCTCGGACAAACAGACCCAAAACAAAAAACCCAGGCCATCCAGACTTTTCTCAAGACACGCTATGCATACTCATTAGAGCTCGACCATGTCGGCAATAAAGACCCGATACTTTTTTTCCTCAAAATCAGCCGCAGGGGCCACTGTGAATATTTTGCCGGATCCATGGTCATCTTACTCCGGGCCGCCGGTATTCCCGCAAGGCTAGTGACCGGTTATCGTGGCGGTGAATGGAATGCATCGAACCGTTATTATACAGTCCGTCAAAGTGACGCCCATGCCTGGGTGGAGGCCTTTATTGAGGGGGAAGGTTGGGTGCAGTACGACCCGACCCCGGCTTCCGCGTTCAACCGTTCAGCAAATTGGTTCCAGACCGCCCACCAACAAACCGTCCGGTTCATGGATCAACTTTCCTTTTTCTGGTATCAACAAGTCGTTAATTATAACCTCAGGGATCAGCTCTCCCTCTTTAAATCCTTTTCCCTGAACCGTTCTCATGATTCCTTGAAGACCGGCAATTTTGACATCCCCTCCTTTTTCAACCGTTTTTCCTTTTGGACAAAATCACCGGGTAAAAAGGGGGTAAACCTCAACGCACTGAATATGATCATCGCTTTTTTTCTCTTGGCGATTCTGGTTGCTGCCGTCGTTTACTTCGTGAAAATCCTCCTCACCAAATATTCGCGCAGACACCAGCAAAGCAAAATCCGCGCATCCGAGGCCGCTGAACTGTGGAAACGTCTCAAATCCAGTTTGTCCTTCCGAAAAATCAAGATCGAATCATCGGACACCCCTTGGCAAATCTTTGAGAAAAGTCTCTATACAGTAACCGACCGGGAGCAGTACCACAGGCTGATCCATGAATATTACAAGTTACGTTTCAGCCCTTCAATCCCGGATAGGTCGATGGAACTTTTTCGAAATCTGATGCGTTCTGTCCTCGATGACATGAAAAAGAAAAATATCTGA
- a CDS encoding DUF58 domain-containing protein, giving the protein MNQKRDGVIVKILFPGWVVIIASLLIGAVAYNTGNNLVFIILSATLSLIIVSGILSKFNLRKLSTSLEGPAYAHSGQEIFIRITIDHSRFSLPIFGIGHSLEIRRVDSLSGRVMDGASVFSCGIFFAQIPPRKTSSRSMTLPFLKRGIYRINIVNIKSGYPFGFFLKQSPCDLQKNLTIHPAIIPLEASTLPLNLVNGPQSAPRAGDGVDLLSIRDYHEGDPLKRIHWKASAKIGRYLIRELAKEQSPIITLFFPTHATPDNNSRKYEWAISLTASICKLLLEKNFAVGFSSRYSSILPQKSPYQLGYIVDHLTRLPENPDWQSRVEEPPIPAKTFYLRWQDGITPKHDKVIDLRIYFKNMPEDFK; this is encoded by the coding sequence ATGAACCAGAAAAGGGATGGGGTCATCGTCAAAATCCTTTTCCCTGGATGGGTCGTGATCATTGCATCACTCCTGATCGGCGCTGTGGCCTATAATACAGGTAACAACCTTGTTTTCATTATTCTTTCAGCCACCCTCTCGCTGATTATCGTCTCCGGCATCCTCTCGAAATTCAACCTCCGGAAATTATCCACCTCACTGGAAGGCCCTGCCTACGCCCACTCTGGACAAGAAATATTTATCCGTATCACGATTGACCATAGCCGATTCTCACTTCCCATTTTCGGCATCGGCCACAGCCTGGAAATCAGGCGTGTTGACTCTTTAAGCGGGCGGGTAATGGACGGGGCATCCGTATTCTCATGCGGGATTTTTTTCGCCCAAATCCCCCCGCGTAAAACCTCATCAAGATCCATGACCCTGCCATTCTTGAAACGCGGGATTTACCGGATCAATATTGTGAATATCAAGAGCGGATATCCTTTTGGTTTTTTCCTAAAACAATCCCCCTGCGATCTCCAGAAAAATTTAACCATCCATCCGGCCATTATCCCTCTGGAAGCTTCCACCCTTCCTTTGAATCTCGTCAACGGCCCCCAAAGTGCCCCCCGAGCCGGTGACGGGGTCGATCTCCTGAGTATCCGGGATTATCACGAGGGGGATCCCCTCAAGCGCATTCATTGGAAAGCTTCAGCTAAAATCGGCCGGTATCTCATCCGTGAGCTGGCGAAAGAACAGAGTCCCATTATCACCCTCTTTTTCCCTACCCACGCCACGCCCGACAATAATAGCCGCAAATACGAATGGGCCATATCACTGACAGCGAGCATTTGCAAATTGCTCCTTGAAAAGAATTTTGCTGTGGGATTTTCCTCCCGATACAGCTCTATCCTCCCACAAAAAAGCCCCTACCAACTAGGATACATCGTCGACCACCTGACCCGGTTACCGGAAAATCCCGACTGGCAATCGCGCGTGGAAGAACCACCCATCCCCGCGAAAACATTTTATTTAAGGTGGCAGGATGGCATTACCCCAAAACACGATAAAGTCATTGACCTCAGGATCTATTTCAAAAATATGCCGGAGGATTTTAAATGA
- a CDS encoding MoxR family ATPase, whose protein sequence is MSFHPSKLVENVENVVRGKTQCVEFAVICLLAKGHLLIEDVPGVGKTTLAYSLAKSIDCDFKRIQFTSDMLPSDILGVSIYDASAMVFRFNPGPIFTNIALADEINRTTPKTQSSLLEVMERGKVSIDGQSMDTPSPFMVIATQNPVDYEGTFPLPRSQMDRFLMRIEMGYPSPQHELEILKHNQRSYQEIDLSPVASPEDILRAQDEVARVFLSDEIHDYILRIVGQTRVNGQFEIGVSPRGSLALARASQARAYLLNRDFVTPDDIKILVPAVFSHRVVIPQNSLAVGGLGQEAMNRITNTLQSVPSPP, encoded by the coding sequence ATGAGTTTCCATCCTTCCAAACTGGTCGAAAACGTCGAAAATGTCGTTCGAGGAAAAACCCAATGTGTCGAATTCGCGGTCATTTGCCTTTTGGCAAAGGGACATTTATTGATTGAGGATGTGCCGGGGGTAGGAAAAACAACCCTCGCTTATTCATTAGCCAAATCCATTGACTGCGATTTTAAACGGATCCAATTCACCAGCGACATGCTTCCTTCGGACATTCTCGGAGTGAGTATCTACGACGCTTCGGCCATGGTATTTCGGTTCAACCCAGGCCCTATCTTTACGAATATCGCCTTGGCTGATGAAATCAACCGGACCACCCCAAAAACCCAATCCAGCCTACTGGAGGTTATGGAACGCGGAAAAGTCTCCATTGATGGCCAAAGTATGGACACCCCCTCTCCATTCATGGTGATCGCCACCCAAAATCCTGTTGATTATGAGGGCACCTTCCCACTGCCCCGTTCACAAATGGACCGTTTCCTCATGCGCATCGAAATGGGATATCCCTCCCCCCAACACGAACTAGAAATCCTCAAGCACAACCAAAGATCCTATCAAGAAATCGACCTTTCACCTGTGGCCAGCCCAGAGGATATCCTCCGAGCCCAAGACGAAGTCGCCAGGGTATTCCTCTCCGACGAAATCCATGATTACATCTTGCGCATTGTCGGCCAGACCAGGGTCAACGGGCAATTTGAGATCGGGGTCAGTCCCCGCGGCTCCCTCGCCCTTGCCCGCGCGTCCCAAGCCCGCGCTTACCTCTTGAATAGGGATTTTGTCACACCTGATGATATCAAAATACTGGTTCCCGCCGTTTTTTCACACCGGGTAGTGATCCCTCAAAACTCCCTCGCAGTCGGGGGCCTTGGCCAAGAAGCCATGAACCGGATTACCAATACCCTCCAGAGTGTGCCCTCACCCCCCTGA
- a CDS encoding type II toxin-antitoxin system RelE/ParE family toxin: protein MFQIIFNEVSAAEMAGIPKLLQLDILSEFDQLPDDLENHSDDKFGKLERDGKKLYRYRAKEYRIYFEPTPKGILIHRVLHANSLKDFLYRTRMPLTDEDEILQADKKFWELISEAESKKNLH, encoded by the coding sequence ATGTTTCAGATTATTTTTAATGAAGTGAGTGCTGCCGAAATGGCAGGGATTCCGAAGCTTTTACAGCTCGATATTCTCAGTGAATTTGACCAGTTACCCGATGATTTGGAGAATCACTCGGATGATAAATTTGGCAAACTCGAAAGGGACGGGAAAAAGCTTTACCGCTACCGCGCAAAGGAATACAGGATTTATTTTGAACCGACCCCCAAAGGAATATTGATTCACCGGGTCCTCCATGCGAATTCCCTCAAGGACTTCCTTTACCGCACCCGCATGCCTTTGACAGACGAGGATGAGATCCTTCAGGCCGACAAAAAATTCTGGGAACTCATCTCCGAGGCTGAGTCTAAAAAAAATCTCCATTAA
- a CDS encoding acetolactate synthase, with translation MPKSMTKQSHADNIIQFSVFVENKVGRLLELVNLFQQYNIHVVAVSIVDTTDSAINRMIVDDAKKAREVFDENGYSYSECELIVVEMDMPEVDLQKVLSALVQAECNIYFVYSLLSQPNGKAALALHVDDNELACDVLTRSGFKILSQNDILR, from the coding sequence ATGCCTAAATCAATGACCAAACAATCACACGCGGACAATATTATCCAATTTTCAGTGTTTGTGGAAAATAAGGTGGGACGGTTATTGGAGTTGGTGAATCTTTTTCAGCAGTATAATATCCACGTAGTGGCTGTTTCCATTGTTGATACGACGGATTCTGCGATTAACCGCATGATTGTCGATGATGCTAAAAAGGCGCGGGAAGTTTTTGATGAGAATGGTTATTCATACAGTGAGTGTGAGTTAATTGTCGTCGAGATGGACATGCCTGAGGTGGACTTACAGAAAGTCCTCAGTGCCTTGGTCCAGGCGGAATGTAATATTTATTTTGTTTATTCCCTCCTTAGCCAACCGAATGGGAAAGCCGCTTTGGCCCTGCATGTGGACGATAATGAACTGGCTTGTGATGTCTTGACCCGGAGCGGGTTTAAAATCCTGTCGCAAAATGATATTTTGAGGTAG
- a CDS encoding lycopene cyclase domain-containing protein, translating into MTLTYYTFHLLFNVPLTLLLWWLARRYLQKEHYSWAAVVLLIVFVFTTPWDNFAVMRNIWNFPEGRYLFRIWHLPLEEYLFFAFESVNIMFFIVWMTGRDGVCDKRPSSPKKEDAI; encoded by the coding sequence ATGACACTGACCTATTACACTTTCCATTTACTTTTTAATGTCCCACTGACCTTACTCCTTTGGTGGTTGGCTCGCCGGTATCTCCAGAAAGAACATTATTCATGGGCCGCTGTGGTTTTATTGATCGTTTTTGTCTTTACGACGCCATGGGATAATTTTGCGGTTATGCGCAATATTTGGAATTTCCCGGAAGGCCGGTATTTATTCCGGATTTGGCACTTGCCTTTGGAGGAATACCTCTTTTTTGCTTTTGAATCGGTTAATATCATGTTTTTTATTGTTTGGATGACGGGTAGAGACGGGGTTTGTGACAAGCGACCGTCAAGTCCTAAGAAGGAGGATGCGATATGA
- a CDS encoding lycopene cyclase domain-containing protein, producing the protein MNWETWGYLADPSRSNYLFHLLVWMLPVLVIQWFLAGRIFLRNARYVFGPALVFGTYYTVVDFLAVHEGVWVFDPAQNLGLLFMGVLPLEEILFFYITALLVSQSFVMFLPDKLRR; encoded by the coding sequence ATGAACTGGGAAACTTGGGGCTATTTGGCGGATCCGTCCCGCTCAAATTATCTTTTTCATCTATTAGTGTGGATGCTACCTGTTTTGGTGATTCAATGGTTTTTGGCCGGGCGCATTTTCCTCAGGAACGCACGATATGTTTTCGGACCCGCCCTGGTTTTCGGGACTTATTATACGGTAGTGGACTTTTTAGCTGTGCACGAAGGGGTCTGGGTTTTTGACCCGGCCCAGAATCTTGGACTATTGTTTATGGGGGTGCTACCCTTGGAAGAGATCCTTTTCTTTTATATCACCGCCCTGTTGGTGAGTCAGAGTTTCGTCATGTTTCTCCCGGACAAATTGCGCCGCTAA
- a CDS encoding multidrug efflux SMR transporter, producing the protein MAWVLLVAAGLFEIGFTTCLKLSEGFSKFWPSVGFAICAILSFGLLTLAIKEIPLGTAYAIWTGIGAFGTALVGIFFFGDAATTVRLLFLLLLIGSIIGLKIVSITS; encoded by the coding sequence ATGGCGTGGGTATTATTGGTAGCAGCCGGATTATTTGAAATAGGATTTACCACATGTCTGAAACTTTCAGAGGGATTCTCAAAGTTCTGGCCGAGTGTGGGGTTTGCCATTTGTGCCATCCTCAGTTTTGGGTTACTGACTCTGGCCATCAAGGAAATTCCCTTGGGTACCGCTTATGCGATCTGGACGGGTATCGGCGCTTTTGGCACGGCATTAGTGGGGATTTTTTTCTTCGGTGATGCAGCCACAACGGTGCGCTTGTTGTTTTTGCTCTTGTTAATCGGGTCAATTATCGGATTAAAGATTGTATCGATCACCTCGTAG
- a CDS encoding lytic transglycosylase domain-containing protein — protein MKSIFRISLICLILTLVAGGAWFVRNHYKKKRIVDFDSQVYETSIKFGVDRDLILAVIWRESKFDHMARGDAGERGLMQIMPAAADDFVKFQKIKNFVYDDLFKPEVNVTAGTWYLSRAIKRWAGRDDPVPFALAEYNAGRKHALRWASGDTNMTAEQFINNIDFPSTKSYVTNILNKYEKLRNESK, from the coding sequence ATGAAAAGCATTTTCCGCATCAGCCTCATTTGCCTGATATTGACCTTGGTGGCCGGAGGGGCATGGTTCGTTAGGAATCATTATAAAAAAAAGCGGATTGTGGATTTTGACAGCCAGGTTTATGAAACCTCGATTAAATTTGGTGTGGATCGGGACTTGATCTTGGCGGTCATCTGGCGGGAATCGAAATTCGATCACATGGCAAGAGGTGATGCCGGAGAACGTGGGCTCATGCAAATCATGCCTGCGGCGGCGGATGATTTTGTAAAGTTTCAGAAAATTAAAAATTTCGTTTATGACGACCTTTTTAAGCCAGAGGTTAATGTCACTGCAGGAACGTGGTATTTGAGCCGAGCGATCAAACGGTGGGCTGGTCGTGATGACCCGGTGCCATTTGCACTCGCCGAATATAATGCCGGGAGAAAACATGCACTCCGTTGGGCTAGTGGGGACACGAATATGACGGCAGAACAGTTTATTAATAATATCGATTTCCCGTCGACAAAAAGCTATGTGACAAATATTTTAAACAAGTATGAAAAACTCCGAAATGAGTCAAAGTAA